The genomic segment CGGGGCCTTCGCCCGTTGGCGAGCACGGTGCGACGGCGTCGGCGCCGTCAGCCTCGCCCTGCGGGAGTGAGGGAGGGCGAGCTTCAAGCTGCCGCGAGGCCGGTTGAGCCACTGCAACCGTCGCCGGCGACGTCGCGGGCGCCTCGCGTACCAATAGCGACCAACGGTGGACGGCGGCAAGCGTTGCCGCCACGATCACCGCAGCCGCACTTATGAGCCACACGGTGCCGCCGGTTTTGCCTGCTAGAAGAGCCATCCGCCTATTGTCCCTCTTCTCCGCATAGCTGTGGCCCGCAAGGCTCATGCCGTGGTCATGGACGCGCTGCGCGGGTCGATACCGGCACCGGCGCTAGTCGGGTGAGGCACGGTTGGGATATGCCGTGCGGAGTTGTCGCCCTAGCCCTACTGCAGGCCATGCTTCTCGAGCTTGCGAAATAGGGTCTTGTAGTCGATCTGGAGGGTCTCGGCCGCGCGCAGCTTATTGTGTCCGCTGTTGGCAAGGGCGCGGGCGACCAGCGCGCGCTCGACCGTTCCCGAGAGCTGCTGCACGATCTTTCCCAGCGGCACCCCGCGGGCGATCTCTTGCCACGCTTGCTCAAGCCCGAAGCCCGACTCGCCGCGTGCTTCGGCGAGCGACAAGTGGCGTGGGTCGATTTGTCCCGGGGCAAACAGCGCCGCCTGGCGTACGGCATTGCGCAGCTCGCGCGCATTTCCCGGCCAGTCATGGCGCACGAGCGTCTCCATGGCTGCGGCGGTGATCGCCAGCGGTGGCCGGCCGAGATCGGTACAAGCCTCCAGACAGAAATTGCGCGCCAGCAGCGGGATGTCTTCGCGCCGGTGGCGCAGCGGGGGCAGGCCGATGCGGAACTCGCCCAGTCGGAAGAAGAGGTCTTTACGGAAGGTCCCGCCACGCACGTGCTCTTCGAGCGCCGAATTGGTGGCCGCGATGATACGGACGTCTACGGCGATCGGTTCCCGGCTGCCTACCGCCCGTACTTCGTGCTCCTGCAGCACCCGCAGCAGCTTGGCCTGAGCGCCGAGGGGCAGGTTGCCGACCTCGTCGAGAAAGAACGTGCCGCCCGAGGCCACCGGGATGAGGCCCTGACGCCGCTGGTGGGCGCCGGTGAACGAGCCCTTTTCGTGGCCGAAGAGCTCGGCTTCGATCAGCGTGTCCGGGATCGCGCCGCAATCGACTGTCACAAAAGGTTTGTCGCGGCGGCCGGAGCGGTGGTGCAGCGCCCGGGCGACGAGTTCCTTGCCCGTGCCGGTTTCACCCTCGACCAAG from the Deltaproteobacteria bacterium genome contains:
- a CDS encoding sigma-54-dependent Fis family transcriptional regulator, whose translation is MSQGKVLIVDDERDMRWLLTRVLQAEGFDVLTAEDGDEAVNVAERDTPDVILLDIRMPRVDGLTALEQMRDRGLASPVIMVTAVGEIGSAVRALRLGAYDYAVKPFDNNDLVATVKRALEPRGAAAAVVGTRPRVEAGGDLRLVMGGSPAIARVIDQIERVAPTNYTVLVEGETGTGKELVARALHHRSGRRDKPFVTVDCGAIPDTLIEAELFGHEKGSFTGAHQRRQGLIPVASGGTFFLDEVGNLPLGAQAKLLRVLQEHEVRAVGSREPIAVDVRIIAATNSALEEHVRGGTFRKDLFFRLGEFRIGLPPLRHRREDIPLLARNFCLEACTDLGRPPLAITAAAMETLVRHDWPGNARELRNAVRQAALFAPGQIDPRHLSLAEARGESGFGLEQAWQEIARGVPLGKIVQQLSGTVERALVARALANSGHNKLRAAETLQIDYKTLFRKLEKHGLQ